The Aggregatilinea lenta genome includes a region encoding these proteins:
- the atpC gene encoding ATP synthase F1 subunit epsilon codes for MPIEVEVVSRVRELYHTTRATLVVIPGSEGQMGVLPNHTPLLTTLNYGELRIVEGQQEVSFVVYGGIVDIRPDKVTVLADDAESVYDIDLDEVEAARERARQFMLEHPTDGQRAEIAQELRRAEIAVRIRQRVEASGHQIRVLDDTGAG; via the coding sequence ATGCCCATAGAAGTTGAGGTGGTTTCGCGCGTGCGCGAGCTGTACCACACGACCAGGGCCACGCTGGTGGTCATCCCCGGCAGCGAAGGGCAGATGGGCGTGCTGCCCAACCACACGCCGCTGCTCACGACGCTGAACTACGGGGAGCTGCGCATCGTGGAAGGCCAGCAGGAAGTCAGCTTTGTGGTGTACGGCGGCATCGTCGACATCCGTCCCGACAAGGTCACCGTGCTGGCTGACGACGCCGAATCCGTGTACGACATCGACCTGGACGAGGTCGAGGCCGCGCGTGAGCGGGCGCGCCAGTTTATGCTGGAGCACCCGACTGACGGCCAGCGGGCCGAGATCGCGCAGGAGCTGCGGCGCGCCGAAATCGCGGTACGCATCCGGCAGCGCGTCGAGGCGAGCGGCCACCAGATCCGCGTGCTGGACGACACCGGCGCCGGGTAA